The following coding sequences lie in one Spinacia oleracea cultivar Varoflay chromosome 1, BTI_SOV_V1, whole genome shotgun sequence genomic window:
- the LOC110786683 gene encoding uncharacterized protein, producing MMYQTISPDNLGSSSVRKPNTNNFKSSKEDHHQNGGENGRIAGSSSAANVTPATTTTITSFDGNGLMHKSPPRNPHPQQQQQDNHHHHLHHSASSSSAVHQNHESSSACGGGGSSGDMLLQWGQNKRSRCSRTEGRSMVSVVLEKHHSSNNNHIMPPPHPHPLPLQNPNPSSLPSTSGNNGTRTGVSTRVRPHGSCTPSSTKNRNLVDQMGTNSASPSRNGGVSSSSSRLVSRSTVVGKRSPSCIEKNDKKVGVIRKVKSDDSLAPPPTSNGINHVEHEHGGGAAAMVRSPVTDAEKGGGSEVVEWPRIFLSLSRKEKEDDFYAMKGTKLPHRPKKRPKAVERGLQYCFPGVWLSDLTRARYEVRERKSTKKPKRRGLKGLENMESESEE from the exons ATGAT GTACCAGACAATTAGCCCGGATAATTTAGGTTCAAGTAGCGTTAGAAAACCAAACACAAACAATTTCAAATCAAGCAAAGAAGATCATCATCAAAACGGCGGCGAAAACGGGCGAATAGCAGGAAGCAGCAGTGCAGCAAATGTTACTCCGGCCaccacaacaacaataacaagttTTGATGGGAACGGATTGATGCATAAATCTCCTCCTCGAAATCCGCatccacaacaacaacaacaagacaaCCATCATCACCACCTTCATCATTCCGCCTCCAGTTCTTCTGCGGTTCATCAAAACCATGAAAGCAGCAGCGCGTGCGGCGGCGGCGGAAGCAGTGGTGATATGCTGCTACAATGGGGTCAAAATAAGAGATCGAGGTGTTCAAGAACCGAAGGTCGCTCCATGGTCAGTGTTGTCTTGGAGAAGCATCACTCAAGTAATAATAATCATATAATGCCACCACCACATCCACATCCACTTCCACTACAAAATCCTAACCCTTCGTCTTTGCCGTCCACTTCTGGTAATAATGGTACTAGAACTGGAGTTTCTACCAGAGTTCGACCACATGGTTCGTGTACCCCTTCCTCCACCAAGAACAG GAACTTGGTTGATCAAATGGGTACAAATAGCGCGTCCCCGTCGAGAAATGGTGGGGTAAGCAGTAGTAGTAGCCGTCTGGTTTCTAGATCTACGGTGGTGGGGAAGCGATCCCCATCTTGTATAGAGAAGAATGATAAGAAAGTTGGGGTAATTAGGAAAGTGAAATCAGATGATTCTTTAGCGCCTCCTCCTACTAGCAATGGAATTAATCATGTTGAGCACGAGCACGGTGGTGGTGCCGCCGCGATGGTCCGTTCTCCGGTGACGGATGCCGAGAAGGGCGGTGGTAGTGAAGTGGTTGAATGGCCAAGGATATTCCTTTCACTTTCAAGGAAGGAAAAGGAGGATGATTTTTATGCAATGAAGGGTACTAAATTACCGCATAGACCCAAAAAGAGGCCCAAGGCTGTTGAAAGAGGCCTTCAG TATTGTTTTCCAGGTGTTTGGCTCTCAGATTTGACGAGGGCAAGATATGAAGTTAGAGAAAGGAAGAGTACCAAGAAG CCAAAGCGAAGGGGGTTGAAAGGACTGGAGAACATGGAAAGTGAATCAGAAGAGTAG
- the LOC110786684 gene encoding DNA replication licensing factor MCM6: MDYGAFFVDETAAPVENAFLEFLRSFRTDPNSRNTFYESEVTIMEECESTTMFIDFSHVMRFDDVLQKAVSDEYLRFEPYLRNACKRFVMERKPNIIADDNPNKDINVAFYNIPLVKRLRELNTAEIGRLVSVTGVVTRTSEVRPELLQGTFKCLDCGTVVKNVEQQFKYTEPTICINATCANRTRWVLLRQDSKFTDWQRVRMQETSKEIPAGSLPRSLDIILRHEIVEQARAGDTVIFTGTVVVIPDILALTSPGERAECRRDGSSQRQGAASGNEGVRGLKALGVRDLSYRLAFIANSVQIADGRRDVDIRNRKKDGDDDESQQFAAEELNEIQRMRNTPDFFNKLVDSMAPTVFGHQDIKRAILLMLLSGVHKQTLEGINLRGDINVCIVGDPSCAKSQFLKYTAGLVPRSVYTSGKSSSAAGLTATVAKEPETGEFCIEAGALMLADNGICCIDEFDKMDVRDQVAIHEAMEQQTISITKAGIQATLNARTSILAAANPTGGRYDKTKPLKYNVALPPAILSRFDLVYVMIDDPDDQIDYHIAHHIVRVHQRREEALSPTFTTAQIKRYIAYAKTLKPKLSLEARKVLVSSYVTLRRGDAAPGSRVAYRMTVRQLEALIRLSEAIARSHLELEVLPRHVTIAVRLLKTSVISVESSEIDLSEFNEESNEGGTGAGAGAGASEGDAQPSPAGEPAATNTENDGGSKAQEQNLVITDEHFDRVTYALVMRLRQLEETAEQEGKGLLGTRQKDLIQWYVAQQNEKNSYSSMEEARNDVRIVRAIIQKLIKDGNLIVVDDAAQTAAGGEDTVPEPSVSKDDRILAVAPNYFIE; the protein is encoded by the exons ATGGACTACGGCGCTTTCTTCGTTGATGAGACGGCCGCTCCGGTCGAAAATGCCTTCCTCGAGTTCCTGAGAAG TTTCCGTACGGATCCGAATTCGCGGAATACGTTTTATGAATCCGAGGTTACGATCATGGAGGAGTGTGAATCGACCACTATGTTTATCGATTTTTCTCATGTCATGCGGTTTGACGATGTCCTTCAGAAGGCGGTTTCCGACGAGTATTTGAG ATTTGAGCCCTACTTGAGGAACGCGTGTAAGAGGTTTGTGATGGAGCGGAAACCCAATATTATTGCGGATGATAACCCTAACAAGGACATCAATGTTGCTTTCTACAATATCCCTCTTGTCAAGCG ACTAAGAGAGTTAAATACTGCTGAAATAGGCAGATTAGTATCTGTAACTGGAGTGGTCACTCGTACGAGTGAGGTTAGACCCGAGCTGCTCCAAGGTACTTTCAAGTGCTTGGATTGCGGAACTGTTGTTAAGAATGTTGAGCAGCAATTTAAGTACACTGAG CCTACAATATGCATAAATGCAACCTGTGCAAACAGAACAAGATGGGTGCTACTTAGACAAGACAGTAAATTCACAGATTGGCAAAGAGTTAGAATGCAGGAAACCTCTAAAGAAATTCCAGCGGGGTCTCTTCCAAGATCGCTTGACATCATTCTCCGCCATGAAATTGTTGAACAGGCTAGAGCTGGTGACAC GGTTATATTCACTGGAACTGTTGTCGTTATACCGGACATACTGGCTTTGACATCTCCAGGGGAGAGAGCAGAGTGCCGTAGAGATGGATCTTCTCAACGTCAGGGTGCTGCTAGTGGTAATGAAGGTGTCAGGGGTTTGAAAGCTTTGGGAGTGAGAGACCTCTCATATCGACTTGCCTTTATTGCTAATTCTGTCCAG ATTGCTGATGGTAGAAGAGATGTTGACATCAGAAATAGAAAGAAGGATGGCGATGATGATGAGAGTCAGCAATTTGCG GCAGAGGAGCTAAATGAGATCCAAAGAATGAGAAACACTCCTGATTTTTTCAATAAACTGGTTGATAGTATGGCTCCAACTGTATTTGGTCACCAAGATATCAAGCGAGCTATTCTTCTTATGCTGTTAAGTGGTGTCCACAAACAAACCCTTGAAGGCATTAACTTAAGAGGGGATATTAATGTCTGCATCGTAGGGGATCCTAGCTGTGCAAAATCTCAGTTTCTCAA GTATACTGCTGGTCTTGTCCCTAGGTCAGTCTACACATCAGGGAAATCATCCTCAGCTGCTGGTTTGACTGCTACTGTGGCTAAAGAACCAGAAACTGGAGAGTTCTGTATTGAG GCCGGAGCATTGATGTTAGCCGATAATGGTATCTGCtgtattgatgagtttgacaaAATGGATGTTAGAGACCAG GTTGCTATCCATGAAGCTATGGAGCAGCAGACTATAAGTATCACAAAAGCAGGAATACAGGCTACATTGAATGCTAGAACGTCGATTTTAGCTGCTGCCAATCCTACTGGTGGGCGATATGACAAAACAAAACCTTTGAAG TACAACGTGGCTCTACCTCCAGCAATTCTCTCAAGGTTCGATCTGGTATATGTTATGATAGATGATCCAGACGATCAAATTGACTACCACATTGCTCACCATATTGTGAGAGTGCATCAAAGGCGTGAAGAAGCATTATCACCTACCTTTACCACTGCCCAGATAAAACGTTATATTGCGTATGCAAAAACATTGAAACCTAAG TTAAGTTTGGAAGCAAGAAAAGTTTTAGTTTCCTCATATGTCACTCTTCGGAGAGGGGATGCTGCTCCAGGTAGTAGAGTTGCTTACAGAATGACTGTAAGACAGCTAGAGGCATTGATCAGGCTATCAGAAGCCATAGCACGAAGTCACTTGGAACTAGAG GTACTACCACGCCATGTCACTATTGCGGTTCGACTTCTGAAGACATCAGTTATTAG TGTGGAATCAAGCGAAATTGACCTGTCCGAGTTTAACGAAGAAAGTAATGAGGGCGGAACAGGTGCAGGTGCAGGTGCAGGTGCTTCTGAGGGTGATGCTCAGCCTAGTCCTGCAGGGGAACCAGCTGCAACTAATACAG AAAATGATGGCGGTTCTAAAGCTCAGGAACAGAATTTGGTGATAACAGACGAACATTTTGACAGAGTGACTTATGCTCTTGTCATGAGGCTTCGGCAGCTTGAAGAGACTGCAGAACAAGAAG GGAAAGGTCTGCTTGGGACGAGACAGAAAGATTTGATTCAGTGGTATGTGGCACAACAAAATGAGAAAAATAGCTACAGCTCTATGGAGGAAGCTCGTAACGATGTCAGAATAGTCAGAGCTATTATTCAG AAATTGATTAAAGACGGGAATCTGATCGTTGTGGATGATGCTGCGCAAACAGCTGCTGGAGGTGAAGATACTGTGCCTGAACCTTCAGTATCTAAAGATGACAGGATATTGGCTGTTGCTCCTAATTATTTCATTGAGTGA